The Stomoxys calcitrans chromosome 3, idStoCalc2.1, whole genome shotgun sequence genome includes a region encoding these proteins:
- the LOC106088968 gene encoding uncharacterized protein LOC106088968, producing the protein MPPSYANEARRQNREELTYAVINISDDSSTNVRDFMRDFGYNTGSVVRRGVISANVYAAIHKSNLNNVSVNLGLYKKENGYRPFLYNITLDFCKFIKTRKSFPFFRMFFDTFRKNSNINHSCPYNHDIIVENYTLSDEMFKLLPLPEGEYMFKLLVGTYNVWKADISGYILKNDKIGRI; encoded by the exons ATGCCGCCCTCCTATGCCAATGAAGCTAGAAGGCAGAATAGAGAAGAGCTGacgtatgcagtcatcaatatcagcG ATGATTCTTCAACGAATGTTCGTGACTTTATGCGGGATTTTGGCTACAACACAGGCAGCG TAGTGCGACGTGGAGTTATTTCAGCAAATGTATATGCAGCAATCCACAAATCGAATCTCAACAATGTATCG GTTAACTTGGGTCTGTACAAGAAAGAAAATGGATATCGACCGTTTTTATACAACATTACACTGGACTTttgcaaatttataaaaactcgCAAAAGTTTTCCATTTTTCAGGATGTTTTTTGATACTTTTCGAAAAAACTCCAATATAAATCACTCGTGTCCCTACAAC CATGACATCATAGTTGAAAACTACACTCTGAGCGATGAAATGTTTAAATTGTTGCCTCTGCCAGAAGGAGAGTATATGTTCAAGTTATTGGTGGGCACTTATAATGTATGGAAAGCTGATATTAGCggatatattttgaaaaacgaTAAAATTGGTCGCATATAA